From Coffea arabica cultivar ET-39 chromosome 2e, Coffea Arabica ET-39 HiFi, whole genome shotgun sequence, the proteins below share one genomic window:
- the LOC140036813 gene encoding uncharacterized protein isoform X2, with the protein MEMKHRSFLNGLPGVEIWVFVHFGSFCILPSPYGISKVLELLQWVADIGVKSVCLYDPEGVLKKNKEPIMQRFSSANLSEEAAVNGRLVTRRNLTLEFVSFEDGKEAVAKAANYLFVKHYANGTKEKSDFTEPQMAEALGAIGSGGADPDLLLIYGPTRCHLGFPAWRLRYTEIVHMGPLKSMSYGSLVKAIFKYTMVHQNYGS; encoded by the exons AGTGGAAATCTGGGTCTTCGTGCACTTTGGCTCATTCTGCATTTTGCCGTCACCATATggtatttcaaaagttttggagTTATTGCAGTGGGTTGCAGATATTGGTGTGAAAAGTGTCTGCCTTTATGATCCAGAAG GTGTGTTGAAAAAGAACAAGGAACCTATCATGCAAAGATTCAGCAGTGCAAACTTGTCTGAG GAGGCTGCTGTTAATGGTCGGCTTGTTACCCGCAGAAATCTGACTTTGGAGTTTGTTTCATTTGAGGATGGAAAAGAAGCAGTTGCCAAAGCAGCTAATTATCTCTTTGTAAAGCACTATGCAAATGGTACTAAGGAAAAGTCAGATTTTACAGAGCCTCAAATGGCTGAAGCTTTAGGAGCCATTG gttctggaggAGCTGATCCTGATCTGCTACTAATTTATGGACCCACAAGATGCCATCTTGGGTTTCCAGCATGGAGACTTCGGTACACTGAAATAGT ACATATGGGGCCATTGAAGTCTATGAGTTATGGTTCCCTTGTTAAAGCCATTTTCAAGTACACTATGGTGCATCAAAATTATG GTTCATAA
- the LOC140036813 gene encoding uncharacterized protein isoform X1, whose protein sequence is MEMKHRSFLNGLPGVEIWVFVHFGSFCILPSPYGISKVLELLQWVADIGVKSVCLYDPEGVLKKNKEPIMQRFSSANLSEEAAVNGRLVTRRNLTLEFVSFEDGKEAVAKAANYLFVKHYANGTKEKSDFTEPQMAEALGAIGSGGADPDLLLIYGPTRCHLGFPAWRLRYTEIVHMGPLKSMSYGSLVKAIFKYTMVHQNYETTDALVAVPSCGQKFETSFHPPPFGIKENYHVIHLHFHLFTLFGEFNLMKNGS, encoded by the exons AGTGGAAATCTGGGTCTTCGTGCACTTTGGCTCATTCTGCATTTTGCCGTCACCATATggtatttcaaaagttttggagTTATTGCAGTGGGTTGCAGATATTGGTGTGAAAAGTGTCTGCCTTTATGATCCAGAAG GTGTGTTGAAAAAGAACAAGGAACCTATCATGCAAAGATTCAGCAGTGCAAACTTGTCTGAG GAGGCTGCTGTTAATGGTCGGCTTGTTACCCGCAGAAATCTGACTTTGGAGTTTGTTTCATTTGAGGATGGAAAAGAAGCAGTTGCCAAAGCAGCTAATTATCTCTTTGTAAAGCACTATGCAAATGGTACTAAGGAAAAGTCAGATTTTACAGAGCCTCAAATGGCTGAAGCTTTAGGAGCCATTG gttctggaggAGCTGATCCTGATCTGCTACTAATTTATGGACCCACAAGATGCCATCTTGGGTTTCCAGCATGGAGACTTCGGTACACTGAAATAGT ACATATGGGGCCATTGAAGTCTATGAGTTATGGTTCCCTTGTTAAAGCCATTTTCAAGTACACTATGGTGCATCAAAATTATG AAACAACTGATGCTCTGGTCGCTGTGCCTTCATGTGgtcaaaagtttgaaacaagTTTCCATCCCCCTCCTTTTGGGATCAAGGAAAACTATCATGTTATTCATCTCCATTTCCATCTTTTTACCTTATTTGGCGAGTTTAATCTAATGAAAAATG GTTCATAA